The Microbacterium sp. W4I20 genome segment ACCGCCGAGATCCGCGACGGCGGGAAGACCCTCGATGTCGAGGGCGAGGGCGTGTACTCCCTGCGCGCCGACGGAACGGTCACGTTCACCCCCGCTGACGGATTCAGTGGTGCGACCACCCCGGTGCGCTACACGATCCGCGACGAGAACGGCTCGGCGGCGACCGCGGCACTCCGCGTGACCGTGCGCCCGGGGCCGGATGCGGCTCCCGACGCCGAGAGCACGCCGCAGGACGTGCCGGTGACCGTCGACCTGCTGGTCAACGACCGGCCGGGTCAGCTCGCCGACGGGGAGGAAGGCGAGCTGGATCCGACCTCCGTGGTGTTCACGGTCGCGGGGGCTCCCGACGGCGCGACCGTGGGGGCAGGCGGCAAGTCGCTCAGCGTCCCGGGCGAGGGTGCGTACTTCATCGGCGCCGACGGCCGCGTGACCTTCACCCCCCTCCCGACGTTCCGCGGCACGGCCACCCCGGTCGGCTACGCGGTGACGGATTCGCTCGGGAACTCGGCCGAGTCGACGCTGACCATCACGGTCGCCGGCGTCGATCCGATCGCGCGGGACAACTCCTCGACGACTCCGCCGGGAGTCCCGGTGACGATCGACGTGCTCGGTGATGACTCGCCCGGCACCGGGGGTGCCCCGCTCGACCGCGATTCCCTGCGGATCGTCGACGCCGACGGTGACCTGATCACCGAGCTCACCGTTCCCGGCGAGGGGATCTGGACGGTCGTGGACGGCACGATCGTGTTCACGCCCGAGCCCGGCTTCGCCGGGACAACCACACCGATCACCTACTCGGTCGCCGACGAGAACGGCACGCGGGTCACCGCCACCGTGACGGTGACCGTGGTGGATGGCGCGGCCCCGCCGACGAACCCGCCGACGGACGGCTCGCCGACGACCCCGCCGGGAGGCGCACTGCCGACGACCGGTGGCTCCGTGCCATGGCTCCCGCTGGGTGGCGGTCTCCTCCTGCTGCTCGCGGGAGTCGTGCTCCTGATCCGGCGGCGGTCGGCCTGAACGCCGTCGCCGCCTGCCGAATCCCAGGAGACGGCGTCGGGACCGGCCCACTCGGCCGGTTCCGACGCCGCGGACAGCGGGGGCGCCGCGGAGCGGTCGCCCTCGGCGCCGCGCTGCTGGCGGTGATGGTGCTCGGCGGATGCGCTCCCGCGCAGGGCCCCGCTCCCGCCGTGACGGGTGGGACGAGCGCGCTCGCGGAGCTCACCATCGATGCCTGTCCTCCGGGGAACGGGCCTCTGACTGCTCGCGGCAGTGTGCGGAACAGCGCCGACTCCGCCGCCGACTATCTCGTGCGGGTGAGCTGGCTCGACGCCGACGGCTCGGTGATCACCGCGGGCTGGGATGCGATCGAGGGCCTCGAGGCCGGTGACTCCGCCGAGTGGTCGGTCGATGTCGATCTCGGCGACGTCGACGCGAACAGCTGCACGGCGGCGGTCACGCGCGGCCGTCTCTGACGCTCGGCCCGCATCCGCGGACCACGGCCGACCGCTACAGTGCCGCCGTCACCCCGGGGAGCAGCTTCGACAGGATGCCGCGGAGCTGCATCCGCTCCTCCTCGCTGAGCGGGTCGAGCACGAGCTCCCTGATCTGCGCGACGTGGACCGGCGCGGCAGATCGCAGCAGCTCACGGCCGGCCGGAGTGAGCGTGGCCGAGAGCGTGCGCTTGTCGCTGCTGCACGACGTGCGCGCCACCCAGCCGCGTTCCTCGAGCGAGTCCAGCGCGTGGCTCAGGCGCGACCGGCTCAACCCGGCGATGCGGGCGAGCTCGGTCATCGACACCGTGCCCCCGCTGTCGCCGCCGACGGTGCCCGCCAGCGTCACGAGGATCGCGTAGTGGGCGTGGTTCAGGCCGGTCTCCTTCTTGAGCGCGCGATCGAGCACCTGGGGCAGCAGCTGCACGAAGCGGATCGTCGGCAGCCACGTCTCCATCTCGGAGTCGTCGAGCCGTCGGTCGCTCATCACGCGGCGGACAGGTCGAGTGTGTGGGAGGTGTGATCGCGCTTCGCGCGCAGGTACCGCGAGTTCGCGTCCGACAGGTGCACGCCCGTGGGGATGCGGTCGGTGACGCGGATGCCGAGGGCCTCGAGCTGCAGCGCCTTGTCGGGGTTGTTGCTGAGCAGACGGATGCCGTCGACCCCGAGGGTACGCAGCATCTGCGCCGCGACGGTGTAGTCGCGCTCGTCCTCGCCGTGGCCGAGGGCGACGTTCGCTTCATAGGTGTCGAGTCCGGCATCCTGCAGCGCGTAGGCGTCGAGCTTCGCGTACAGGCCGATGCCGCGCCCCTCCTGACGCAGGTACAGCAGGAAACCGCCCTCGTCGGAGATGCGCTCGACGGCTTCGCGCAGCTGAGGACCGCAGTCGCAGCGCTCCGAGCCGAAGACGTCGCCGGTCAGGCACTCGCTGTGCGGGCGCACCAGGGGTGCGACGCCACCGGCATCCGCTCGCTCCATCGCCGCGCGCCAGTCGCCGAGGCCGAGCAGCAGGTGCTCGCGGCCGTCGACAAGGCCGTCGAAGGTGACCACGTCGGCGGTGGTGGCGAAACCGTCCGGGAACCGCATCGGCACCCGCACCCGGGTGCGCTCGGAGGCGACCGGAACGACCGTTGAAGTTTCAATCATGTGTGGTGCAACGCACGACCACGGATGCTATTCCCCGCCGCCGCGCACGACCGGCGCTCCGCAGATGACGAATGTGTCGCCCCGGAAGCGTTCGCGATCGGCGACTGGGTAGCCTCTCAGGATGAGCAACTTCGTGAGCGTCGACGAACTGGATGAGCTGCTGACCCGCGGTGGTGCGGACGGCGGGGCCCCGGTGCGCGTGATCGATGTGCGGTGGCGCCTCGACCGTCCCGACGGCCATGGCGAGTACCTCGCCGGGCACATCCCCGGAGCCGTGTTCGTGCCGCTCCATACCGAGCTCGCGACGCACGGCGAGCCGTCGGAGGGGCGGCATCCGCTCCCCTCCACCGAGACGCTGCAGGCGGCCGCCCGTCGTTGGGGCGTGAACCGGGGGGACATCGTCGTGGCCTACGACGACGCCAAGGGCCTCGGCGCCTCCCGCGCGTGGTGGCTGCTGCGCCAGGCCGGCGTCGACGCCCGCGTGCTCGACGGCGGCGTGCGCGCCTGGTCGGCGGCCGGGAAGGATCTCGCCACCGACGACGTCGTGCCCGAGCCCGGCGACGTCGTGCTCGAGGACATCGGCGCGCAGGTGCTCAGCATCGACGAGGCCGCCGCGTTCCCGGCATCCGGCATCCTCCTCGACGTGCGTGCTCCCGAGCGCTACCGCGGCGAGACCGAACCGCTCGACCCGGTGGCGGGGCACATCCCCGGCGCGCTCAACGTGCCGATGGCGGCGCACCTCGCCGTCGACGGCACGATCCTCGATGTCGAGACCCTGCAGCGCACGTTCGCCGAGGCGGGCGTGACGGCCGGGACTCCCGTCGCCGCCTACTGCGGTTCCGGGATCACCGCCGCGCACACAGCTCTGGTACTCGCCGAGATCGGCATCGACGCGAAGGTGTTCCCCGGATCGTGGAGCCAGTGGTCGAACACCCCGGGGCGCCCGGTCGCCGTCGGCGATCAGCCGGGCTGACCCGCGCCGCCGGCTACGCTGACTCCGCGATCAGTCGGGCTGGCCGGCTTCGTCCCGCGGGCCGTATCCCCATCGCAGCTCGACCACCCCGGGACCGAACGCCCGGTAGAGCTGGTGCACCGATCCGCTGCGGTTGACCGACACGGGCGTGATGGTGACGCCCGCTGGGGTCTCCACTCGCTCCTCGCACCAGTCCGGGAGGGCGTCGGGGTGGAATCTCGTCCACACCAGCAGCTCGCGGCACTGGCGGGACACCGCATGCCCGGTCTCATGCGTCGGCGGATACCCGGGCGGGTAGGCCACCGACCACTCGACGATCGTCGTGTCCGGCGCGGTCAGCGGTGCGTCCAGCTCGAACAGCACGCCGTGCACCTCACCGCTGGAATGCGAGTACTTCCCGGTGATCCGTCCGCCCGACACCGCGGAGAAGATCGGCGACGTGGTGCGCACCCCGGGGGTGAGTTCGAGGAACGGCGTCGCCCGCACGGTTCCGCTGGTCGCCTGGATCACGCTCCTGGTCACGCTGTACGACAGATTGCCCTCGGCGTCGACGTCGGTCACGGAGTGCGTGGTCACCTCGCGCGTCGGGTCCGGGTAGGCCGTGTCGAGGGCGGCGAACGCCTCCTTGACGGCCTGTTCGACACCCTCCTCGTCGATCGGGAACTGGCTCGGCCCGAGCGGCCCCGTGCGCTTCGTGGACCGCAGGCGCTTGGTGAGGTGCCCGTCCTCGAGCCCGAGGAGCTCTTCGATGTCGGAGAGTGCGGCGAGCGACTGGGCGCCTTCGGGGCGCCGCGCCCCTGAGCGCCAATAGCTGAGCGTGGCCATCGAGACGCGGTTGCCGCGCCGCTTCAGACGCTGCTGCAACCACGACAGCGTCACCTTCTTCGCGTTGATCGCGTCGCGCAGCGCAGCCGCGAAGGCGTCGGCGACGGCCCCGTTCTCGTCATATTCGAAAGTCATCACACGCCTCCTCCGGTATGTGAAGCAAACATCCTTAGAGTGAGCATACGGCCGCACACGCGCACCTCAGGGGACCGGGTGGGCGAGTGAGGTCTTCCAGCTGTGTCGTCGAAGGGCAGGGTGCCCGACCTTGCGGACGACCAGTTCACACAGTGGAGCCCCCCTCGCTGTGTACGTCGTGAAGCCCGGTGATCGATCTGGGGAGATCCACCGGGCTTCACGAACACCTTCGGCACCTCCCGACGCGACGGCTCCTTGCCCCCGCGTAGACTGGAGGCAACACCCCCGGAGGACTCTGGATCGTCATGTCTGCCCCTGCTCGCGCATTCACCATGCGACACGTTCAGCTGCTGCGCGCGCTGTTCGCCGCCGTCGCGGCGCTGATGATCACCTTCTCCTCCGACCACTCCGCTCCCGTCGGCCTCTCGGTCTTCAGCGGCTTCGTGCTGGTCACGGCTCTCGTGCAGGTGCTGGCCGCCTGGCTGGTGCTCCCGGCGGGTTCTCGCTGGTCGTCCGTGCTCCTGGCCGCGATCGGCATCGTCGCCGGCATGGTGAGCGGCATCCCTATCTGGCGCAACGACGACGTGTTCTTCGTCGTCGTCTCGTCCTGGGCGATCCTCAGCGGCGGCGTCGAGCTGCTCTCCGGCATCCGCTCGCGCCGCACGGGTGATCAGCTCTCCCGCGACGCGATCACGGTGGGTGCCTTCGGCATTCTGCTCGGCGTCGTGCTCCTGCTGATCCCCGCCGGGTTCGTCCAGGAGTACACGATCGACAAGGCCGGCACGTTCCTGCTCTCCGGCATCATCCTCGGCGTCGGCATGCTCGGCGGCTACGCGGCGATCGTCGCCGTCTTCCTCGGCATCGCGGGACTCACTCCGCAGCGCGCGGATGCCGTCGGCGGCACGACCGGAACCGTCGGCGGAGCCGACGGCGATGAGGCGGCGGGCGCCGCCGCGGCATCCGGTTCAGATCACAGCGCAGCCTCGGCGGAGCGCGGAGGAGAGCGATGAACGACGAGAAGCCGACCCGTCGGGACATCCTGCGACCGCTGCACCTGCTCGGCATCGCGCTGGGCTGCGGGATCTTCGCGATGATCGTCACCCTGGTCACGACCGGAGCGTTCACGTCGCGCGTCAACATCGCGATCGCGAACGGTTCGTACGACGGCCTCACGCCGGTCGCGCTCGGCCTCGTCGTCGGCGGCGGCGCCTTCATCGCGACGCTGCTGATCCTCGCGATGCTGATGCTCGCCGTCGACCCGGCCGACGTCACGAAGACGATCGACCGCCCCGTGCTGTACGACCCGGAGTCCGACGACGACGCCGGTTCGGAGAAGCCGGGTCCGGTCGCCTCGTCGTGATCCGGCATCCGGCATCGCGGCCGGAAGGCCGATCCGGAATAGTCCAGGCCACGACGGGCTTGTGCCAAGAATGACTGCCTCCGTCGACCGCGCCTCCATCGGACTGCGGTCGGAGCGCGGTCCGGTGCTCGGTGCCCTGATGCTCGCCACGGGGCTGATCGCGGTCGACGCCACGATCCTCGCCACCGCGGTCCCGAGCATCGTGCGGGATCTCGGCAGTTACCAGCAGTTCCCGTGGCTGTTCTCGGTCTATCTGCTGGCGCAGGCCGTGAGCGTGCCGATATACTCGCGGTTCGCCGACACCATCGGTCGCAAGCCGATCATCATCCTCGGCATCGCCCTGTTCCTCCTCGGCTCCGTGCTCTGCGGGTTCGCCTGGAGCATGCCGGCGCTGATCGTGTTCCGCGTCATCCAGGGCCTCGGCGCCGGTGCGGTCGCGCCGATGTCGATGACGATCATCGGCGACATCTACACGGTCGCCGAGCGCGCCAAGGTGCAGGGATACGTCGCGAGCGTCTGGGCGGTCTCGTCGGTGGTCGGCCCCGCCCTCGGCGGTATCTTCTCGCAGCTCGACGCCTGGCGGTGGATTTTCTGGGTCAACATCCCGCTCTGCCTGATCGCCGGATGGATGCTGCTGCGCAACTACCACGAGAAGAAGCAGACCCAACGGCACCGGATCGACTACGCCGGCGCTGTGCTGCTCACCATCGGACTCACCGGAATCATCCTCGGGATGCTGGAGGGCGGTAATGCCTGGGCCTGGGTCTCGGTGCAGAGCGTCCTCTGCTTCGGCGTCGGCATCCTGGCGCTGGCGGGGTTCGTGCTCGTCGAGCGCCGCGCCCCGGAGCCGATCGTCGACCTGCGGCTTGCCGCCCGGCCGCTGATCCTCACGACGACCCTCGTCTCGCTCGGGGTCGGCGCGCTGATGATCGGCGTCACCAGCTTCGCGCCCGCCTACCTCGAGGGCTCGATCGGCATCGCGCCGCTGCTGTCCGGCCTCGCCGTGGCGGCATTGACCCTCGGCTGGCCGCTCTCCGCAGCGAACGCCGGCCGCCTGTATCTGCGGATCGGCTTCCGCCGCACCACGCTGATCGGGATGAGCATCGCCACGGTGGCGGCCATCGCGCTCGCGGCGGTCTCGCCGTGGCCGAACCCGTTCACCGTCGCCGCGGTGGCCTTCCTGTTCGGCTTCGGCCTCGGGTGGAGTGCCGCTCCCACTCTGATCGCCGCGCAGGCCTCGGTCGGCTGGGGCGAGCGCGGCGCGGTCACGGGGATGAACGCGTTCGCGCGGTCGGCCGGCAGTGCGGTCGGCGTCGCCGTGTTCGGGGCGATCTCGAACTCGGTGATCGCGCAGGGGCGCGGCCCCGACGATCCGGACACCATCATCGCGGCATCCGTCTGGGTCTTCGTCGCGGTGGCGGTGACTGCGGTGCTGACTCTGCTCGCGGCGGCGTTCATGCCGAAGGACTCGGTGCCGGAGCGGTCGGGCGAGGTCGACGAGTAGCGGTTCGAGTCGCCCTCGCCCTGCATGACTCAGCAAGAATCGGTCGACGGCTGGCGGTTCGAGCCGCCGGCGCCGTGCACAACTCAGCAAGAATTCGGCCGGAAGGTGCGCGGCGTCGCGGAACGACGCGGACCCCGGTTCCCGACGAGGGCAATCTTGCTGAATTGTGCACGCACGACCGGCGCGACCGGCGCCGCCCGGACCGGGTTCAGCGCGCGAGCTGCTCCGCGATGCCGGTGTACGTCGCGGGCGTCAGGGCGAGGAGGCGCTCCTTCGCGGCATCGCCGATCTCGAGACCCTCGACGAACGCGGCAAGGTCGGCCCCGCCGACGCGGTGTCCGCGGGTGAGCTCCTTGAGCAGCGCGTAGGGGTCGCTGATGGTCGAACGCCCGGCCACGACCTCGGCGCGGATGACCGTCTGGATCGCTTCCGCGAGGACTTCCCAGTTCACGTCGAGGTCGGCGAGCAGCACGTCGCGAGACAGCGAGATCGCGTTGAGGCCGCGGCGCAGGTTGTCGAGGGCGAGCTGCGAGTGCCCGAAGGCCACGCCGATGTTGCGCTGCGTGGTCGAGTCGGTGAGGTCGCGCTGCAGGCGGCTCGTGACCAGTGTCTGCCCGAGCGAGGCGAACAGCGCCCCGGCGATCTCGAGGTTCGCCTCGGCGTTCTCGAAGCGGATCGGGTTGATCTTGTGCGGCATCGTCGACGAGCCGGTGGCCCCTGCGACCGGGATCTGCGCGAAGTAGCCGAGCGAGATGTAGGTCCAGATGTCGGTGGCGAGGTTGTGCAGGATGCCGCCGGCGTGACGCACGCGGTCGTAGAGCTCGACCTGCCAGTCGTGCGACTCGATCTGCGTGGTGAGCACGTTGAAGCCGAGCCCGAGGCCCTCGATGTACTCGCGGGCGATGGTCGGCCAGTCGGCATCCGGATCGGCGGCGAGGTGGGCCGACCAGGTGCCGGTCGCGCCCGAGAACTTCGCCAGATACTCGGATGCTGCGATCTGACCGCGCACGCGCTCGAGACGCCACGCGAAGACCGCGATCTCCTTGCCCATGGTCGACGGCGTCGCAGGCTGGCCGTGCGTGCGGGAGAGCATCGCGGCGTCCGCGTGCTCGACGGCGAGTTCGCGGAGCTTCGCGATCACCGTGTCGAGCGCCGGCAGCCAGACCTGCTCGACGGCGCGCTTCACGGTGAGGGCGTAGGAGGCCGAGTTGATGTCCTCGCTCGTGCAGGCGAAGTGCGTGAGCTCGGCGATGGAGTCCAGCCCGAGGGCCGAGAGCCGGTCGCGCACGAGGTATTCGATCGCCTTGACGTCGTGCTGCGTGACGGCTTCCTTCTCGGCGAGCCAGTCGATCTCGTCCTGACCGAAGTCGCGGTAGAGGGCGCGGAGGCGCTCTTTGTCGGCATCCGGCAGCGGCGTTGTCTCGAACAGCGACCGGTCGGTGAGGGCGATCAGCCACTCCACCTCGACCTCGACACGTGCGCGGTTGAGGCCCGCCTCGGAGAGGAAGTCGGCGAGTCCGGTGACGGCGCCGCGGTAGCGACCGTCAAGCGGGCTCAAGGGCTGCGGCGGGAGCGAAGGCTGGAAAGTCAGGGGAGTCCTCCTGATGAGGCCCCGGAGATTCGGGGCGAGCGGGGGAGACGAAGAGCGGGTTGGAGCTGACGGAACAGGCCCTGAGTCGCCGCCTCAATCATACCGAGCACGGAATCGAACATCTCCGCCCCGGCGTAGTAGGGATCGGGCACGTCGTGCGTCGATGCGTTCGGGTCGAACGCGAGCAGGAGCGTGACCTTCCCCTCTTCATCCTCGTCGCGGGCCCACTCGCGCAGGATCCGTTCGTGGGTGCGATCGAGCGCGACGACCAGGTCGTTGTCGGCGAAGGAGGCCTCGGTGAACTGCCGGGCCCGGTGCTGGGATCCGTCGTACCCGCGTCGCGCCAGGGAGTCGATCGTGCGGTGGTCGGCGCGCTCGCCGAGATGCCAGTCGCCGGTGCCGGCGCTGCGTGACACGATGCGGGACCCCAACCCGTGCCGATCGGCGAGATCACGGAAGACGACCTCGGCCATCGGCGAGCGGCAGATGTTCCCCGTGCAGACGAAGATCACGCGGAAGGGAACCGGGGACGTCACTCATCCATTGTGCCCGCCCGCGGGTGTCCTGCACAGCGCGAACGCGTATCCCGGTTCCTCTCCACAGGGCGGGGATGCCGTCCGCTGTCCACGGGTCGCGGGAATCGGCGCCGGTGGGGGCGTGCGGACGACGGATGCTGGAGCCATGTACTCCTTCGCGAACGTGGACACCGTGTCGACCGACGAACTGCTGGCGTGTTTCGCCGCCGCCCGACTGATCGAGGCGGCCATCGGGGCGCTCGAGAGGGCGGGGGCCGCGCTGGTCCCGCTCATCGACGACTCCGACTGGCAGTCCGAGGCGGTGCGATCGCTGCACGGCATCCTCCTCCTTTTCACCGACCGCACGAGGGTGGAGATCGGCGGTCT includes the following:
- a CDS encoding FxLYD domain-containing protein is translated as MAPAGWRSPPAARGSRAPDPAAVGLNAVAACRIPGDGVGTGPLGRFRRRGQRGRRGAVALGAALLAVMVLGGCAPAQGPAPAVTGGTSALAELTIDACPPGNGPLTARGSVRNSADSAADYLVRVSWLDADGSVITAGWDAIEGLEAGDSAEWSVDVDLGDVDANSCTAAVTRGRL
- a CDS encoding MarR family winged helix-turn-helix transcriptional regulator, which encodes MSDRRLDDSEMETWLPTIRFVQLLPQVLDRALKKETGLNHAHYAILVTLAGTVGGDSGGTVSMTELARIAGLSRSRLSHALDSLEERGWVARTSCSSDKRTLSATLTPAGRELLRSAAPVHVAQIRELVLDPLSEEERMQLRGILSKLLPGVTAAL
- the ribA gene encoding GTP cyclohydrolase II; this encodes MIETSTVVPVASERTRVRVPMRFPDGFATTADVVTFDGLVDGREHLLLGLGDWRAAMERADAGGVAPLVRPHSECLTGDVFGSERCDCGPQLREAVERISDEGGFLLYLRQEGRGIGLYAKLDAYALQDAGLDTYEANVALGHGEDERDYTVAAQMLRTLGVDGIRLLSNNPDKALQLEALGIRVTDRIPTGVHLSDANSRYLRAKRDHTSHTLDLSAA
- a CDS encoding sulfurtransferase, coding for MSNFVSVDELDELLTRGGADGGAPVRVIDVRWRLDRPDGHGEYLAGHIPGAVFVPLHTELATHGEPSEGRHPLPSTETLQAAARRWGVNRGDIVVAYDDAKGLGASRAWWLLRQAGVDARVLDGGVRAWSAAGKDLATDDVVPEPGDVVLEDIGAQVLSIDEAAAFPASGILLDVRAPERYRGETEPLDPVAGHIPGALNVPMAAHLAVDGTILDVETLQRTFAEAGVTAGTPVAAYCGSGITAAHTALVLAEIGIDAKVFPGSWSQWSNTPGRPVAVGDQPG
- a CDS encoding acyl-CoA synthetase, which encodes MSAPARAFTMRHVQLLRALFAAVAALMITFSSDHSAPVGLSVFSGFVLVTALVQVLAAWLVLPAGSRWSSVLLAAIGIVAGMVSGIPIWRNDDVFFVVVSSWAILSGGVELLSGIRSRRTGDQLSRDAITVGAFGILLGVVLLLIPAGFVQEYTIDKAGTFLLSGIILGVGMLGGYAAIVAVFLGIAGLTPQRADAVGGTTGTVGGADGDEAAGAAAASGSDHSAASAERGGER
- a CDS encoding MFS transporter; this encodes MTASVDRASIGLRSERGPVLGALMLATGLIAVDATILATAVPSIVRDLGSYQQFPWLFSVYLLAQAVSVPIYSRFADTIGRKPIIILGIALFLLGSVLCGFAWSMPALIVFRVIQGLGAGAVAPMSMTIIGDIYTVAERAKVQGYVASVWAVSSVVGPALGGIFSQLDAWRWIFWVNIPLCLIAGWMLLRNYHEKKQTQRHRIDYAGAVLLTIGLTGIILGMLEGGNAWAWVSVQSVLCFGVGILALAGFVLVERRAPEPIVDLRLAARPLILTTTLVSLGVGALMIGVTSFAPAYLEGSIGIAPLLSGLAVAALTLGWPLSAANAGRLYLRIGFRRTTLIGMSIATVAAIALAAVSPWPNPFTVAAVAFLFGFGLGWSAAPTLIAAQASVGWGERGAVTGMNAFARSAGSAVGVAVFGAISNSVIAQGRGPDDPDTIIAASVWVFVAVAVTAVLTLLAAAFMPKDSVPERSGEVDE
- the purB gene encoding adenylosuccinate lyase, whose translation is MSPLDGRYRGAVTGLADFLSEAGLNRARVEVEVEWLIALTDRSLFETTPLPDADKERLRALYRDFGQDEIDWLAEKEAVTQHDVKAIEYLVRDRLSALGLDSIAELTHFACTSEDINSASYALTVKRAVEQVWLPALDTVIAKLRELAVEHADAAMLSRTHGQPATPSTMGKEIAVFAWRLERVRGQIAASEYLAKFSGATGTWSAHLAADPDADWPTIAREYIEGLGLGFNVLTTQIESHDWQVELYDRVRHAGGILHNLATDIWTYISLGYFAQIPVAGATGSSTMPHKINPIRFENAEANLEIAGALFASLGQTLVTSRLQRDLTDSTTQRNIGVAFGHSQLALDNLRRGLNAISLSRDVLLADLDVNWEVLAEAIQTVIRAEVVAGRSTISDPYALLKELTRGHRVGGADLAAFVEGLEIGDAAKERLLALTPATYTGIAEQLAR
- a CDS encoding low molecular weight protein-tyrosine-phosphatase — its product is MTSPVPFRVIFVCTGNICRSPMAEVVFRDLADRHGLGSRIVSRSAGTGDWHLGERADHRTIDSLARRGYDGSQHRARQFTEASFADNDLVVALDRTHERILREWARDEDEEGKVTLLLAFDPNASTHDVPDPYYAGAEMFDSVLGMIEAATQGLFRQLQPALRLPRSPRISGASSGGLP